In the Flagellimonas sp. HMM57 genome, one interval contains:
- a CDS encoding gluconate 2-dehydrogenase subunit 3 family protein: MERRVALKNMGLAFGYTIVAPTLLGIVQSCSTKKVLDWTPDFFTKDEGVVLHTLVDMILPKTDTPSATEVNVHVFIDKFVNEVLPKEHQDFLKNGMDKFMNTVLTVAQKETLAELGEEDLEPTLAKYLKKRTDAIEESHEKAVEDYFIAVKENGSAIIDDEIAHFSFATSLRDMAIWSYKTSEYVGEEVLAYLPVPGEYIACEDEQTLTQGKAWSL, encoded by the coding sequence ATGGAAAGAAGAGTTGCATTAAAAAACATGGGGCTTGCCTTTGGGTATACCATTGTCGCCCCCACACTTTTGGGAATTGTACAAAGCTGTAGCACCAAAAAGGTATTGGATTGGACACCAGACTTTTTTACCAAAGATGAAGGTGTTGTCCTGCATACCCTTGTAGACATGATATTGCCCAAAACAGATACTCCTTCTGCCACAGAAGTGAATGTACATGTCTTTATAGACAAGTTTGTGAACGAAGTATTGCCAAAAGAGCATCAGGACTTTCTAAAAAACGGTATGGACAAATTCATGAACACCGTTTTGACAGTAGCACAAAAAGAAACACTTGCCGAACTGGGCGAAGAAGACTTAGAACCTACTCTGGCCAAGTACTTAAAGAAAAGAACAGATGCTATTGAAGAGTCACACGAAAAAGCAGTAGAGGATTATTTCATTGCGGTAAAAGAAAATGGCAGTGCAATTATAGACGATGAGATTGCCCACTTTAGCTTTGCCACTTCTTTGCGGGACATGGCTATTTGGTCATATAAGACGTCCGAATATGTAGGGGAAGAGGTCTTGGCCTATTTACCAGTTCCTGGAGAATATATTGCCTGTGAGGATGAACAGACCTTGACACAAGGTAAGGCATGGTCGCTTTAG
- a CDS encoding LytTR family DNA-binding domain-containing protein has protein sequence MLEAVIVDDEVKALQSLSWELTNLSDEVDIIASFTDVQEALDYLEKNTPDCLFLDIEMPTMDGFQFIKNLKNKDFPVVITTAYNQYALQALKNEAIDYLLKPIDTDDLRETLTKIKKYNAKNLTIDKLEKILLNFNAESKSKKITINTDGKLLFLNSDDILYAESDGNYSTIFLSDGQKILLTKKLKEVNNLLPDNSFFRIHNSYIINLNKIKEFLKTDGYVVLESNHKIPVSRQKKSDFLDML, from the coding sequence ATGTTAGAAGCAGTTATAGTTGATGATGAGGTAAAAGCCTTGCAAAGCTTGAGTTGGGAGTTGACCAACTTAAGCGATGAAGTGGATATCATAGCTTCCTTTACAGATGTCCAAGAAGCATTGGATTACCTTGAAAAAAACACTCCAGATTGTCTTTTTTTGGATATAGAAATGCCGACTATGGACGGTTTTCAATTTATTAAGAATCTAAAAAACAAAGATTTCCCAGTCGTCATTACTACGGCTTACAATCAATATGCCCTACAGGCTTTAAAAAACGAAGCCATTGATTATTTGTTGAAGCCCATAGATACGGATGATCTTCGCGAGACACTTACCAAAATCAAAAAGTACAATGCAAAAAATCTGACGATTGACAAGTTGGAAAAAATTCTACTAAACTTCAATGCAGAATCCAAGAGTAAAAAAATAACCATAAATACGGATGGTAAATTGTTGTTCCTTAACAGTGATGACATATTATATGCAGAGTCGGATGGAAACTACAGTACTATCTTTCTTAGTGATGGACAAAAAATTTTACTTACCAAAAAACTTAAAGAGGTGAACAATCTACTCCCAGATAATAGTTTCTTTAGGATACACAATTCATACATCATCAACCTCAATAAGATAAAAGAGTTTTTAAAAACGGACGGTTATGTGGTTTTGGAGTCCAATCATAAAATTCCCGTCTCCCGGCAAAAGAAATCCGATTTTTTGGATATGCTGTAA
- a CDS encoding DUF3109 family protein has translation MFQIGKTIVSEEIIENDFVCNLSACKGACCVDGEYGAPLEDYETEILVNVFEAVKPYLRPEGVDAIMEQGAFVKGEDGEWETPLVNKSECAYVIFSEKGIAKCGLEAAYNDGATTWKKPVSCHLYPIRTREYSEFTAVNYHKWEICDPACSLGEELKVPIYKFVKDALIKKFGKAWYEELETVAAENSKS, from the coding sequence ATGTTCCAAATTGGAAAAACTATTGTCTCTGAGGAGATTATTGAAAATGATTTTGTATGTAATTTAAGTGCATGTAAAGGTGCTTGCTGTGTGGATGGCGAATATGGCGCTCCCTTGGAAGATTATGAAACTGAAATACTGGTGAATGTTTTTGAGGCTGTAAAACCATATTTAAGACCAGAGGGAGTAGATGCCATTATGGAACAAGGTGCCTTTGTTAAGGGAGAGGATGGCGAATGGGAAACACCTTTGGTGAACAAGAGTGAGTGTGCCTATGTTATTTTTTCTGAAAAAGGAATTGCAAAGTGCGGTTTGGAAGCGGCTTATAATGATGGGGCCACAACTTGGAAAAAACCGGTCTCTTGCCATTTATATCCCATACGAACCAGAGAGTACAGTGAGTTTACGGCAGTGAACTACCATAAATGGGAAATTTGTGATCCCGCATGTAGTTTAGGCGAAGAACTTAAAGTCCCTATCTATAAGTTTGTAAAAGATGCGCTGATCAAAAAATTTGGAAAGGCTTGGTACGAAGAATTGGAAACCGTGGCTGCGGAAAATTCTAAATCGTAG
- a CDS encoding tetratricopeptide repeat protein, whose amino-acid sequence MLKKLLITPGNLLSQKKLTLLFFLAFYTINAQEIPDSFKEKAERIVSMRPKTYLTLDTELQIEKRDTTLLRYFADLCKEENYLEGESYALDQIGAKYRNISQFKKAADLHQEALRIAEEANNTELKVRALNMLGVVYRRTDAIKTALDYNQKALELAEDVVNPSHHIKRSINVSLNCIGNLYKALEQYDLAIIQFKRALKFEEELDNKLGLAINHQNIGGCLEQKGDLEGALENYRKSLAYNDEIDSNFGRIYCKNSIAQIYLKQNMPYAALVLLEPLYEQTRNVGDFYVTSSVFINTGWAHTELGNFDKAEEFIQDGLNMAKTHSMPGNILYGYQKLSDFELRRGNYQKAYEFYKKADEYDEEISSATNFRYMNDIIVRYEADKKNNQISVLAKENEIVRLRLRKNQTTLLVSTLIVGLIASILYILYRQYQSKNEKRVLSLEQNLLRSQMNPHFLFNSLNSIKLYIINNEQKNAVHYLNKFSKLVRKILEASSLKEITLAEELETVELYMNIENIRFSNEIDFKITVDDTVNPENIKVPSLALQPFLENSLWHGLSPKEGEKKIHVNIKKKNESHISIEITDNGVGRSAAQTNKENRVLKRKSVGIRITKERLANFSKDYQNKFEVDIIDLFNENGNPKGTKVILDIPTI is encoded by the coding sequence GTGCTTAAAAAACTATTGATAACACCCGGAAACCTACTATCACAAAAAAAACTTACACTTCTTTTTTTTCTGGCTTTTTATACCATAAACGCTCAAGAAATTCCAGATTCATTTAAAGAAAAAGCAGAAAGAATCGTATCCATGAGGCCCAAGACCTATCTTACTTTGGATACCGAGTTGCAAATTGAAAAAAGAGATACAACACTCTTGCGTTATTTTGCCGATTTATGCAAAGAAGAAAACTATTTGGAAGGCGAATCCTATGCCCTAGACCAAATTGGTGCCAAGTATAGAAACATATCACAATTTAAAAAGGCGGCAGACCTTCATCAGGAAGCATTGCGTATTGCTGAAGAGGCAAACAACACAGAACTCAAAGTAAGAGCTCTAAACATGTTGGGGGTAGTCTATAGAAGAACGGATGCCATTAAAACTGCTTTGGACTATAATCAAAAAGCACTTGAATTGGCAGAAGATGTCGTAAATCCTTCGCACCACATAAAAAGAAGTATCAATGTCTCACTCAACTGCATTGGAAATCTCTATAAAGCACTGGAACAATACGATTTAGCTATAATACAGTTTAAAAGAGCACTAAAGTTTGAAGAGGAGCTCGACAATAAGCTTGGTTTGGCCATTAACCATCAAAACATTGGGGGTTGTCTTGAACAAAAGGGAGATTTAGAAGGTGCACTTGAAAACTATAGAAAATCATTGGCTTACAATGATGAAATCGACTCCAACTTTGGGCGAATCTATTGTAAAAACAGTATAGCTCAAATCTATTTAAAGCAGAATATGCCATACGCTGCCCTGGTTCTTCTAGAGCCACTTTATGAACAAACCAGAAATGTTGGCGATTTTTATGTTACCTCCTCTGTTTTCATAAATACCGGATGGGCACATACAGAGCTTGGCAATTTTGATAAAGCGGAAGAATTTATACAAGATGGCCTGAATATGGCAAAAACTCACAGTATGCCTGGCAACATACTCTATGGTTATCAAAAACTTTCAGATTTTGAGTTAAGAAGGGGCAACTACCAAAAAGCATATGAATTCTATAAAAAAGCGGACGAATACGACGAAGAGATTTCCAGTGCCACCAATTTTAGGTATATGAACGATATCATCGTTCGTTATGAAGCAGATAAAAAAAACAACCAAATCTCTGTTCTTGCCAAGGAAAATGAGATTGTTCGGTTAAGGCTTAGAAAAAATCAGACAACATTGCTCGTCAGTACCCTCATAGTAGGCCTAATCGCATCAATTCTCTATATTCTTTACAGACAATACCAGAGCAAAAATGAAAAAAGGGTGCTAAGCTTGGAACAAAATCTGTTGCGCAGTCAGATGAACCCTCATTTTCTGTTCAACTCATTAAATTCCATAAAACTTTATATCATTAACAATGAGCAAAAAAATGCTGTCCATTATCTGAACAAATTTTCCAAATTGGTGCGCAAGATATTGGAAGCGTCTTCATTAAAGGAGATTACCCTTGCAGAGGAATTAGAGACCGTAGAACTCTACATGAATATTGAAAACATACGATTCTCAAATGAAATAGATTTTAAGATTACCGTAGATGATACCGTTAATCCCGAAAACATAAAGGTCCCCTCTTTGGCATTACAGCCATTTTTAGAGAATTCCCTATGGCATGGCCTATCTCCTAAGGAAGGGGAAAAGAAAATCCATGTAAACATCAAAAAGAAAAACGAAAGCCATATTTCTATAGAAATTACGGATAACGGGGTAGGAAGAAGTGCGGCACAGACCAATAAAGAAAATAGAGTGTTAAAAAGGAAATCCGTAGGCATTCGTATTACCAAAGAACGCTTGGCAAACTTTTCAAAGGACTACCAAAACAAATTCGAAGTTGATATTATAGATCTGTTCAATGAAAATGGAAATCCCAAAGGGACCAAAGTTATCTTGGATATTCCTACGATTTAG
- a CDS encoding ribonucleotide-diphosphate reductase subunit beta has protein sequence MSVAVEPILEENEDRFVIFPIQHHDLWEWYKKCEACFWTAEEIDLHQDLRDWNNKLNDDERYFIKHILAFFAASDGIVNENLAENFVNEVQYSEAKFFYGFQIMMENIHSETYSLLIDTYVKDEKEKNVLFKAIENFPAIKKKADWALKWIDSPSFAERLIAFAAVEGIFFSGAFCSIFWLKKRGLMPGLTFSNELISRDEGMHCDYAVHLHNKHLINKVSKERITEIIVDALNIEREFITESLPVSLIGMNSKLMTQYLEFVTDRLLVELECEKVYNSTNPFDFMDMISLQGKTNFFEKRVSEYQKAGVLNKEKDTDAQKISFDADF, from the coding sequence ATGTCCGTAGCAGTAGAACCTATTTTAGAAGAGAATGAAGACAGATTTGTGATTTTCCCTATTCAACATCATGATTTATGGGAATGGTACAAAAAATGTGAAGCCTGTTTTTGGACTGCTGAAGAAATCGATTTACACCAAGACCTAAGGGATTGGAACAATAAATTAAATGACGACGAGCGCTATTTTATAAAGCATATTTTGGCATTTTTTGCCGCCTCGGATGGTATCGTCAATGAAAATTTGGCCGAAAACTTTGTAAATGAAGTACAATACTCTGAAGCCAAGTTCTTTTATGGGTTTCAGATTATGATGGAAAACATCCATTCAGAAACATATTCGCTACTGATAGATACCTACGTAAAAGATGAAAAAGAAAAGAATGTTCTTTTTAAAGCAATAGAGAACTTTCCTGCAATTAAAAAGAAGGCGGACTGGGCGTTAAAATGGATAGATTCCCCAAGCTTTGCAGAGCGATTAATTGCTTTTGCAGCAGTAGAGGGTATTTTCTTCTCAGGAGCGTTCTGTTCCATTTTTTGGCTCAAAAAAAGAGGCCTTATGCCTGGATTGACATTTTCTAATGAGCTTATTTCCAGAGATGAAGGAATGCATTGCGATTATGCAGTACATCTTCATAATAAACATCTGATAAACAAAGTGTCCAAAGAACGCATCACTGAAATTATTGTAGATGCCCTTAATATAGAACGCGAGTTTATCACAGAGTCACTTCCCGTAAGCCTTATTGGAATGAACTCCAAATTAATGACTCAGTATCTAGAGTTTGTAACGGATAGGCTTTTGGTAGAATTAGAGTGTGAAAAAGTATACAATTCGACCAATCCTTTTGATTTTATGGATATGATTTCATTACAAGGAAAGACCAATTTCTTTGAAAAGCGGGTGTCAGAATATCAAAAAGCGGGCGTTTTAAACAAAGAAAAAGATACTGATGCCCAAAAAATCAGTTTCGATGCTGATTTTTAA
- a CDS encoding ribonucleoside-diphosphate reductase subunit alpha: MFVVKRDGRKEPMMFDKITARVRKLCYGLNDLVDPVKVAMRVIEGLYDGVTTSELDNLAAEIAATMTTTHPDYAKLAARISVSNLHKNSKKSFSETMKDLYEYVNPRTGKKAPLLSDEVYKVISENADKLDSTIIYNRDFGYDYFGFKTLERSYLLKINGKIAERPQHMLMRVAVGIHLNDLDSVVETYELMSKKYFTHATPTLFNSGTPKPQMSSCFLLAMKDDSIDGIYDTLKQTAKISQSAGGIGLSIHNVRATGSYIAGTNGTSNGIVPMLRVFNDTARYVDQGGGKRKGSFAIYVEPWHADIFDFLDLKKNHGKEEMRARDLFYAMWIPDLFMKRVEADGDWTLMCPNECPNLFTTHSEEFEALYTKYEAEGKGRKTIRARELWEKILESQIETGTPYMLYKDAANRKSNQKNLGTIRSSNLCTEILEYTSPDEVAVCNLASIALPMFVKNGAFDHKELFKVTKRVTKNLNRVIDRNYYPVKEAENSNMRHRPIGLGVQGLADAFIMLRLPFTSDEAKKLNQEIFETLYYAAVTASMEEAKEDGPYSSYKESPIAKGEFQHNLWGIDDEELSGRWDWGKLRKEVKKHGVRNSLLVAPMPTASTSQILGNNECFEPYTSNIYTRRVLSGEFIVVNKHLLEDLVKLGLWNENLKQELMRANGSIQHIDGIPEDIKELYRTVWELSMKDIIDMSRQRGYFIDQSQSLNLFMENANYPKLTSMHFYAWKSGLKTGMYYLRTKAAVDAIKFTLDNTKKKEVPVSVAAEAEVVAATPNATEELKVDPTPVNQQEVDIQPMTAEEMKEMIARAKEGQADDDCLMCGS, from the coding sequence ATGTTTGTAGTAAAAAGAGATGGAAGAAAAGAGCCGATGATGTTCGATAAAATCACGGCCAGAGTAAGAAAGCTTTGTTATGGCCTCAACGATTTGGTCGACCCTGTGAAAGTGGCCATGCGGGTGATTGAAGGTTTGTATGACGGAGTGACTACTTCAGAACTTGATAACCTTGCTGCTGAAATTGCAGCGACAATGACGACTACCCATCCGGATTACGCTAAACTGGCAGCTCGTATTTCAGTTTCAAACCTACATAAAAACAGTAAAAAATCCTTCTCGGAAACCATGAAGGATTTGTATGAGTATGTCAATCCAAGAACTGGAAAAAAGGCCCCGTTGTTATCGGACGAGGTGTATAAGGTAATTTCTGAAAATGCCGATAAATTGGATTCAACGATTATCTATAATCGGGATTTTGGCTACGATTACTTTGGCTTTAAAACATTGGAACGCTCTTATTTGCTGAAGATCAATGGTAAAATAGCAGAACGTCCACAACACATGCTCATGAGAGTTGCCGTTGGGATTCATTTAAACGATTTGGATTCGGTAGTGGAGACCTATGAGCTCATGTCCAAAAAATACTTTACGCACGCTACACCTACCCTTTTTAATTCTGGAACACCAAAACCGCAAATGTCCTCTTGTTTTCTTCTGGCGATGAAGGACGACAGTATAGATGGCATTTACGATACCCTAAAACAAACTGCTAAAATTTCTCAGTCAGCCGGTGGAATAGGTCTCTCTATACATAACGTTAGGGCTACTGGGTCCTATATTGCAGGAACTAATGGTACTTCCAACGGAATTGTGCCCATGCTTCGTGTATTTAACGACACTGCCCGCTACGTAGATCAAGGCGGAGGCAAAAGAAAAGGAAGCTTTGCCATTTATGTAGAACCATGGCATGCCGACATTTTTGACTTTTTGGATTTGAAAAAGAATCACGGTAAAGAAGAAATGCGAGCCCGTGACCTCTTTTATGCGATGTGGATTCCCGATTTGTTCATGAAACGGGTAGAAGCAGATGGGGATTGGACGTTAATGTGTCCTAACGAGTGCCCAAACCTTTTCACTACCCACAGTGAAGAGTTTGAGGCCCTGTACACCAAATATGAAGCTGAAGGAAAAGGTCGTAAGACCATAAGAGCCAGAGAGCTTTGGGAGAAGATTTTGGAATCCCAAATAGAAACGGGAACACCATATATGCTTTATAAGGATGCAGCAAACCGTAAGAGCAACCAGAAAAATCTAGGAACCATTCGTTCATCCAACCTTTGTACCGAGATTTTGGAGTATACCTCACCAGATGAGGTTGCTGTCTGTAACCTTGCGTCAATTGCATTGCCCATGTTCGTAAAGAACGGAGCGTTTGACCATAAAGAACTTTTTAAGGTCACCAAGAGGGTCACTAAAAATTTAAACCGAGTAATAGACCGCAACTATTATCCTGTAAAAGAAGCGGAAAACTCCAACATGAGGCATAGACCAATTGGATTGGGAGTGCAGGGACTTGCAGATGCTTTTATCATGTTACGATTGCCTTTTACAAGTGATGAAGCTAAAAAGTTGAATCAAGAAATCTTTGAAACGCTTTATTACGCGGCAGTTACAGCTTCAATGGAGGAAGCAAAAGAAGATGGACCTTACTCAAGCTACAAGGAATCACCTATAGCCAAAGGAGAGTTTCAGCATAATCTTTGGGGAATTGATGACGAAGAGCTATCTGGTAGATGGGATTGGGGCAAACTGAGAAAAGAAGTTAAAAAACATGGTGTACGCAACTCGTTATTGGTCGCTCCCATGCCCACGGCTTCAACTTCACAAATTTTAGGTAACAATGAATGTTTTGAACCCTATACCTCAAACATTTATACAAGAAGAGTACTTTCTGGAGAATTTATCGTAGTTAATAAACATCTTTTAGAAGACTTGGTAAAACTAGGACTTTGGAACGAGAACCTAAAGCAAGAATTAATGCGTGCCAACGGTTCCATACAACATATAGATGGTATTCCAGAAGATATAAAGGAACTATACCGAACGGTATGGGAGCTTAGCATGAAGGACATTATAGATATGAGCAGGCAACGGGGCTATTTTATCGATCAGAGTCAATCCTTGAACTTGTTCATGGAAAATGCCAATTATCCAAAATTGACTTCTATGCATTTTTACGCATGGAAGAGTGGTCTCAAAACGGGTATGTACTATCTAAGGACCAAGGCTGCCGTTGATGCTATCAAGTTTACGCTGGACAATACCAAAAAGAAAGAAGTTCCAGTTAGTGTTGCCGCTGAAGCTGAAGTGGTCGCAGCTACTCCTAATGCTACTGAAGAACTTAAAGTTGATCCTACTCCGGTAAATCAACAAGAAGTAGATATACAGCCAATGACGGCAGAAGAGATGAAAGAAATGATTGCACGGGCCAAAGAAGGCCAAGCGGACGATGATTGCTTAATGTGTGGATCATAG
- a CDS encoding MarC family protein produces the protein MHFNFKEIITASMILFAVIDILGSIPIIISLRNKVGHIQSEKASIVAAFIMTAFLFVGESILGLIGIDVNSFAVAGAFVIFFLAIEMVLGVTLFRDDMPETASIVPIAFPLIAGAGTLTSILTLRAEYHVENIIVAIIVNIIFVYLVLKSSSRIERVLGKNGLSVIRKVFGVILLAIAVKLFATNVNQMFAT, from the coding sequence ATGCATTTTAATTTTAAAGAAATAATAACGGCCAGCATGATTCTCTTTGCGGTAATCGATATTTTGGGCAGTATCCCTATCATTATCTCTTTACGGAATAAAGTGGGCCATATTCAATCTGAAAAAGCTTCTATAGTAGCTGCCTTTATTATGACTGCTTTTCTTTTTGTAGGCGAGAGTATTCTTGGATTGATCGGAATTGATGTGAATTCCTTTGCGGTTGCCGGTGCTTTTGTAATTTTTTTCCTAGCTATTGAAATGGTATTGGGCGTTACACTTTTTAGGGACGACATGCCCGAAACTGCTTCTATTGTTCCCATTGCCTTTCCACTTATAGCCGGTGCAGGTACATTGACCTCCATTTTAACATTGCGGGCAGAATATCATGTTGAAAACATTATCGTAGCAATTATTGTAAATATTATCTTTGTATATCTTGTATTAAAGTCCAGTTCCAGAATAGAACGGGTTTTGGGCAAAAACGGACTTAGCGTTATTCGCAAGGTCTTCGGGGTCATTTTATTGGCAATTGCGGTAAAGCTCTTTGCCACTAATGTAAATCAGATGTTTGCAACCTAA